Sequence from the Burkholderia stabilis genome:
CGATGCGGATCTTGGCCCGCGCGTCGACGCAACTGCCGATGCAGTCGCGCTCGCCGCGAGCGACGACGTCCGTAACGTGATGCTCAGCCCGCTCGCCGGGCACGACCCCGCCGCACTCGTCGACAGCCGCGCGCTCGCGATGCCGCTGCTCGACATGCTGGCGCGCGAGCCGCGCCGTGGCGAGCTGTCGCCGAAATTCTCGATCCAGCTCGACGGCGGCGAATCGGTCGCCGCGCTCGATCATCCGCACGACATCTGGCTGGCCGCGTGGCGCCGCGGCGACGGTGCGGTACGCATCGCGGCCGGGCTGGCCGGCTGCCCGCCGGTCGCGCCCGGCGACACGCCGGCTTCGGTCGACGTATCGCCCGATCAGAGCGTCGCGCTCGTTCGCGCGCTGCTGCTCGCGTTCCTCGATCTGGCGCCGGCCGATGTCACGCGGATGCGTGCACTGCTCACGACTTGCGGCGAACGCGCGTTGCTCGACCGTGCGCAGCATTACCTGCCCTTTCCGCTCGCGGCCGATCCGGCGCTCGCCGGTTGGCGGCGCATGCGCAGTGATCCGGCGCTGCGCTTCGGCACGCGCCCGTCGCTCGACGCGAGCCGTTGCAGCGTCGGTGCGCAATTCGCGCTCGGCCGGCTCGACGCAGCGCAACTGGAACGGCTCGCCAACCTGGCCGACACCGAAGGAAACGGCACGCTGTCGATGACGCCGTGGCAAGGCGTGTTCGTGCACGGCGTGCCGCACCATCGCGCACCGGTCGTGCTCGATGCGCTCGCGTCGCTCGGCCTCGTTTGCGCGTCGTCCGATCCGCTCGCCACGCTCGTCGCATGCACCGGCAGCGCGGGCTGCGCGAAAGCGCGCGCCGACACGAAACACGACGCGCTCGCGCTGGCCGCGCGCATCGGCCATCCGGTCGACGTGCACCTGACCGGCTGCGAGCGCCATTGCGCGCTGCCGCATCCCGCGACGCACACGCTCGTCGCGGTGGCGCCCGCACACTACGACCTTTACCGGCGCGACACCGACGCGGGCCTCGGCGCCCCGCTCGCGCGCCATCTGACGATTGACCAGGCCGCAGTCCGATTGACGGACCCGCGGCACAGCCAGGACACCACCGATGCTTGACTACATTCGCGACGGGCAGGAGATCTACCGCCAGTCGTTCGCGACGATCCGCGCCGAGGCCGACCTGTCGCAGGTTCCGCCCGATCTCGAGAAACTCGCGGTGCGCGTGATCCACGCGTGCGGGATGGTCGACGTCGTCTACGACCTGCGTTTCTCGGCCGGCGCCGGCGCGGCGGGCCGCGCGGCGCTCGCAGCCGGCGCGCCGATCCTGTGCGATGCGAGGATGGTCGCCGAAGGCATCACGCGCGCGCGGCTGCCGGCAGACAACCGCGTGATCTGCACGCTCGGTGAGCCGGAGGTGCCCGACCTCGCGCGCCATCTCGGCAACACGCGCTCGGCCGCCGCACTCGAACTGTGGCGCCCGCATCTCGCGGGCAGCGTCGTCGTGATCGGCAATGCGCCGACCGCGCTGTTCCATCTGCTCGACATGATCGACGCCGGCGCGCCGCGCCCCGCGCTGATCCTCGGGTTCCCGGTCGGCTTCATCGGCGCGGCCGAATCGAAGGCGATGCTCGACGCCGACAGCCGCGGCGTGCCGTACGTCGCGCTGCTCGGCCGGCGCGGCGGCAGCGCGATGGCCGCCGCCGCGGTCAACGCGCTCGCGACGGAGGTCGAATGACGACCGCGCGCGGACGCCTGTTCGGGGTCGGCGTCGGCCCCGGCGACCCTGAACTGATGACGATCAAGGCGCTGCGCGTGCTGCAGGCGGCGCCCGTGGTCGCGTATTTCGTCGCGAAAGGCAAGAAAGGAAATGCGTACGGCATCGTCGAAGCGCACCTGCTCGACACGCAAACGCAACTGCCGCTCGTCTATCCGGTGACGACCGAGGCGCTGCCGCCGCCGCTGTGCTATGAGACGGTGATCGCCGACTTCTACGACACGGCCGCCGACATCGTCGCGGCGCACCTCGACGCGGGCCGCGACGTCGCGGTGATCTGCGAAGGCGACCCGTTCTTCTACGGCTCGTACATGTACCTGCACGACCGCCTCGCGCCGCGCTACGACACCGAGGTCGTGCCGGGCGTGTGCGCGATGCTCGGCGGCACGGCCGTGCTCGGCCAGCCGCTCGTCTATCGCAACCAGAGCCTGTCGGTGCTGTCGGGCGTGCTGCCCGAGCACGAACTGCGCGCGCGGCTCGCGCAGGCCGACGCGGCCGTCGTGATGAAGCTCGGACGCAATTTCGACAAGGTGCGGCGCGTGCTCGACGAACTCGGCCTCGCAAAGCGCGCGCTGTACGTCGAGCGCGCGACGATGGCGAGCCAGCGCATCGTGCCGCTCGACGAAGTCGATCCGATGGCGTCGCCGTATTTCTCGCTGCTCGTCGTGCCGGGGGAAAAATGGCAAGGATGACGACCCCGCCCGCGATCGTGATTCTCGGCGCGGGCGCGCTCAACACCGCGCGGCGCATCCAGGCGCGGTATCCGGGCGCCCGCGTGCACGGGCTCGCGTCGCGCGTCGAGGCCGACGTGCCGTTCGACGAACTCGGCGCGCACCTGCGCGAGCTCTATGCGCGCGGCTTGCCGATCGTCGCGCTGTGCGCGGCCGGCATCGTGATCCGCTGCATCGCGCCCGCACTCGCCGACAAGGGCGTCGAGCCGCCCGTGCTCGCGGTCGCGGAGGACGGTTCGGCCGTCGTGCCGCTGCTCGGCGGGCTCACGGGCGTCAACGTGATCGCGCGCGAAATTGCCGAATGCGTCGGCGTCGCGCCGGCGATCACGACGAGCGGCGAACTGCGCTTCGGCGCGTGCGTGCTCAATCCGCCCGAAGGGTATGCGCTTGCCGATCTCGCGCAGGGCAAGCGCTTTGTGTCCGACCTGCTCGCCGGCGCGCCGACGCGCATCGATGGCGCCGCACCGTGGCTCGACGACGTCGCGCTGCCGCGCGACGACGCGGCAGCGCATGCGATCCGCGTGACACCCGACGCATGGCGCGGCACGCGTGACGAACTCGTGATCCATCCGCGCAGCGTGGTGATCGGCGTCGATGCGCATGCCGCGCAGGCCGACGAAGCGCTCGCCGCACGCATCGAAGCAGCGCTCGACGCGCACGGCCTCGCACAACTGGCGCTCGCGGCCATCGTCGCGCCGGCGTCGATGATCGGTGCTGCGGCGCTGGAGGAAGCGGCGCACACGCTCGGCGTGCCGCTGCGTTTCGTCGATGTCGACAGCGACGCGAAAGCCGATGCGGCGACGCTGCTCGGCCGAGCGTTGCGTGTCGCACATACATTGCGCACGACGTCGAATGGCCTTGCATGCGCAGTCGCATCGCATCCGGTCGACCCTGCCGCGCTCGGCCGCGCGCGCGGCCGCCTGACGGTGCTCGGCCTCGGCCCGGGCGGCGCCGCGTGGCTCACGCCGGCCGCGCGCGCCGCGCTCGCGGAGGCGACCGACATCCTCGGTTATACGACCTACGTGAACATGGCCGGCCCGTTCCGCGACGACCAGCGCATACACGGCACCGACAACCGCGAGGAGATGCAGCGCGCGCGCCATGCGTTCGAACTCGCGGCCGAAGGCCGGCGCGTCGCGGTCGTCTCGTCGGGCGACCCCGGCGTGTTCGCGATGGCCGCCGCCGTGCTCGAAGCGCTCGACGAGGCGCGCGACCCGCAATGGGCCGCGGTCGACCTGCGCGTGGAACCCGGCGTATCGGCGTCGCTAGCAACTGCCGCGCAGGCCGGCGCGCCGCTCGGCCACGATTTCTGCGCGATCTCGCTGTCGGACAATCTGAAACCGTGGGACGTGATCGAGACGCGCCTGCGGCATGCGGCGCAGGCCGATCTCGTGATGGCGTTCTACAACCCGATTTCGCGTGCACGGCCGTGGCAGCTCGACCGCGCGCTCGACGTCGTGCGCGCGCACCGCGCAGCCGATACGGTCGTCGTGCTCGGCCGCGACATCGGCCGGCCGGGCGCGACGCTTGCGACGACGACGCTCGGCGCGCTGCGCAGCGATCAGGTGGACATGCGCACGATGGTGATCGTCGGTTCGTCGACGACGCGCCGTTTCGCGATCGGCAGCGGGCGCGAGTGGGTCTATACGCCGCGCTGGTATCGCTGAACGCGGATAGGGCCTCTGGCTAATCACTGGCTCGCGAACGCGCTTTGCCGGCTGCAGCGCAAGAAGCAAGGAGCGTCGCTTGATCGAGCCAAACAAGCGACGCGCGACGCCGCAATGTGACGGGCAACGCACGCTCCCCTGTTTGGAAAAAAACCATTCGTGGGGCTGGTCCGTTATTAGCGTGAACAGGCCCTAACGCCGCGCGCGTCGGCGTGGCCCGCGCCGGCCGCGCTGCCGGTTCGCCAGAACCGAAACACGAGCACGCCGACGATGGCCTGTGCAACGATCACGAACGCGACGCAGCCGGCCCATCCCCAGCGGTGCCAGCCCGGCACCGGCAGGATCGAGCCGAGGCTGCCGCCGAAGTAATAGCAGGACAGGTAGATGCCGATCGCGGTCGAGCGCGCGGTCGAGGCGGCCTGCGAGATGAACGTGTTCGCCGACGCCTGTTCGACGAACACGGCGGTCGAGCTGAGCGCGAGGCCGGCCAGGATCACCGGCACGCTGTCGGACAGCGTCAGCAGTGCGCCGCCGATCGCGAACGCGGCCGCGACGAGCCCCGGCATGCGCGGGCCGCGATGCCGCGCGATGCGCCCCGCGAGCGGCGTGACGACGACCGCCACCAGAAACACCGCGTAGATCGCGCCGATCTCGACCGTGCCGAACGCGAACGGCGCGCGCGCGAGCCGCAGGCCGACGAACGTGAACGTTGCGACCTGCGACGCGAGTACGCACGCGCCGATCGCGAACGACGCCAGCAGCGGGCCTCGCGTGACGATTCGCCACGACGGCCCTGCATCCGCATCGTCGCCGGCATGCCGCGCGATCGCGCCGGACGCCGGCAGGCTCGCATAAATCGCCGCGCCGGTGACGAGGCACAGCGCCGCGATGACGTCGAACGCGTGCCGCCAGCCCCACATCGCCGTCATCAGGTTGGTCGCGAAGCGGCCTGCGAAACCGCCGAGCGTCGTGCCGGCGACGAACAGCGCGCTTATCTCCGCCGACGTGCCGCGATCGAAGCGTTCGCCGACATAGGCGATCGACAGCGCGAAGACGAACGGCATCACCAGCCCGGCGGCAAAGCGCGCGCCGAGAAACGACGCGAAACTCGCCGCATGCGCGGACCATACGACCGGCAGCGCGACCGCTATCGCCGCGAGCGAGATCGCGGTGCGCCGCTCGATGCGTGCGGCCAGCATGCCGACGAACGGCGCGATAATGGCGACGGCCGTCGTGGTTGCGCTCACGCCCTGCCCGGCGCGTTCCGCGCTGACGCCGAAGGCCGCGGCAAGTTCGTGCAGGATGCCCTGCGTCGAATAGAGATTGAGAAACGCGGCGAAACCGCAAAGAAAGAATGCAATGCGCGTGGTCCTGTCGTTCATCGGAGATGCCTTGTCGTCGATGCCGACAGTCTGACGAGCGCGCCACGCGCACGCCAATACCGTTTTCGCCTTCATTGATACCGGAACGACAACAATGCTCGACCTGCGCCGCCTCCGCTATTTCGTGGTCGTCGCCGACGAACTGCACTTCGGCCATGCAGCCTTGCGCCTGCGCGTCGCGCAGCCGCCGCTGACGCGCCATATCGCCGCGCTGGAAACCGAACTCGGCGTGCGGCTGTTCGAGCGCTCGACGCGCGCGGTGCGGCTGACGACGGAAGGCGCGCTGTTCCTCGAGCATGCGCGCAACGTCGTCAGCGCGGCCGCCGAGGCCGAGGCGAGCGCGCGCAAGATCGCGCAAGGCATCGCCGGGCGCATCGTGATCGGTTATGCGAGCGCGATCCCGATGTCCGACACGTTTCCGGACGTCATCCGCGTCGCGAGCCGCACGATGCCCGACGTCGAGCTCGCATTCCGTGAAGCGGCGACCGCCAGCCAGCGCCAGCAGATCGCGGACGGCACGATGGACATCGGCTTCGGCTGGGCGTGGGACGGCGCGCCCGGCGTGCCGGTCGCGTCGCTCGTCGTGTCGCGCGAACCGCTCGTCGCGGCCGTGCCGGCCGGGAATCCGCTCGCGGGCCGCGCGCGCATCGACGTCGCCGAACTCGCCAACGAGACCTTCGTCACCTTTCCGCCCGGTTACGGTTCGGCGCTGACCGCCGCGCTGGACGATCTGTGCGCGCAAGCCGGTTTCGCGCCGTGCATCGGGGCGACCGCATCGCAGATCACGACGCTCGTGTCGCTGGTGGCCGCCGAGCGCGGCATCGCGATCGTGCCGGGGTTCACCGCGACGCTGCAACGCGCGGGCGTCGTCTACGTGCCGCTCGCCGGTGCGCGCGCGGTCGAGCAGATCGTGTCGTGGAGCGAGCCGTTTTCGTCGGCATGCGTCGAACGCTTCGTCGCGTTGGCGCGCTCGCTTGTGCAGCCTGCATCGGAATAAGCGACGCACGTCGGGCTTCAAGCGCCCAATCAGGCGTAGCCGGAAAAATCGCCCGCGCGATGCGTTGCGCAACGCTGTCGAATCGGCAAGATCGTTACGTATCGGGAATCAAATAACAAAAAGAACTCCTGACTATTCACTATTCGACGCGAATCCTCCAAGATGGGCACGCCGCCGGCCGGGCATGCCCGGTCGCCCGCCCGGCGGCGATACGCGGGCCAGCGTATCCCTCTTCCACTTGGAGAACACAGAATGAACAACAATGTGTTGCCGCGTTTCATCCCGCGTGCGCTCGCCGCGGGTTGTCTGCTCGCTGCCGCGAGCGTGTCCCAGGGCGCCGGCGTCTACGCGCCCTATGTCGACGTGACGCTCTATCCGACGCCGCTCGTCGACCAGATCGGCGTGACGCAAGGCATCCAGCAGTTCACGCTCGCGTTCGTGGTCGCGGGCACCGGCTGTGCGCCATCGTGGGGCGGCGTGCAGCCGATCGGCAACGGCGCGAGCGGCGGCCTGCTCACCGCGCTGTCGACGTCGATCGCGAGCTACCGTGCGAAAGGCGGCGACGTGGCCGTGTCGTTCGGCGGCGCGAACGGCACGCCGCTGATGCAGGCGTGCTCGACGGTTCCCGCGCTGAAAGCGGCGTACCAGACCGTGATCGATACGTACGGGATCACGCACGTCGACTTCGACATCGAAGGCGCGTCGCAGCAGGACACGGCCGCGGTCGCGCGCAACTTCCAGGCCGTCGCGCAGTTGCAGTCCGACTACGCGGCGAAGGGCAAGCCGCTGCACGTCACGCTGACGCTGCCGACGATGCCGACCGGGCTCACGCAGGACGGCGTGAACGTCGTGAACGCGGCGATCGCGAACAAGACGACCTTCGACGCGGTGAACCTGATGACGATGGACTATGGCCCCGCGAACATCGACATGGGCGCGGCCGCGATCAGCGCCGCGCAGGCGCTGTATTCGCAGCTCGACACGGCGTTCAAGTCGGCGGGCCAGCCGAAGACCGGCGCGCAGCTCTGGCAGATGGTCGGCGTCACGCCGATGATCGGTGCGAACGACGTGCAGGGCGAGACCTTCACGCTCGCGAACGCGCAAAGCGTGCTGAACGCGGCAGTCGCCAACGGCTACGGGTTCTTCGGCAACTGGTCGGTCGGCCGCGACCAGCCGTGCCCGAACAACGGCGCGTATGCGTCGCCGACCTGCTCGGGCGTCGCGCAACAGCCGTACGCATTCGCGTCGATCTTCCGCAAGCTCGACGGCAAATGGGGCACGGGCGTCACGCAGGACCCGAACTACGGCGGTGGTTCGAACGGCGGCACGCCGCAGCCGGGCGCGCCCTGGTCGGCCGGCCAGGTCTATACGGCCGGCGCGACGGTGACCTATCAGGGCACCACGTATCAGGCTCAATGGTGGACGCAGGGCGACGTGCCCGGCCAGGCCGCCGTGTGGAAACCGGTCGGCGGCGGCTCGCCCGTGTGGTCGGCCACGACCGCCTACCCGGGCGGCACGTGCGTGATGTACCAGGGCGCGAAATACTGCGCGAAATGGTGGACGCAGGGCGACAACCCGAGCGCGGGCGGCGTGTGGGTGAAGTCGTGACGTCGACGCGCACCGGCGCGTGATGCGCGGCGGGCCGTTTCCGGCGCGGCAGGATCGCACGCCGGCGGACGGCCCGCCTTGCGGGCCCGCTGCCGGCAGTCGGGACGAGCGCCCTACCCGCGCGCGTGCTCGGCCAGCAGCCGCGCTTTCGCGTCGACGAGCAGCGCCGCATGCATGTCGCGATGCTGGCGAATCCGCTCGGTCGGCCCGACGACCGACAACCCGTACCAGTCGCCGTCGAGCGTCAGCGCGACCGCGATCGCCGACAGTTCGGGCGCGCTCTCGCCGAAGTTCTCGGCCCAGCCGAGTTCGCGAAACCGCGCGGCTTGCGCGGCGAGCGCCGGCAAGTCCGCGACGGTCGCGGCGGTGAAACGCTCGAACGGCAACTGCGCGCCGAGCGCCTGCTGCGCGTCGCCGTCGAGTTCCGCGAAGATCGCCTTGCCGATCGAGTTCGCATGCAGCGGACGCAACTCGCCCGGCTGGCGCGTATAGCGGATTGCCTGCTCCGATTCGACGACGTCGAGGTACGTGACCGCACCCCCCTGGATCTTGCCGAGCACGGCCGTCTCGCGGCTCGCGTCGCGCAGCGCGACGAGATGCGGATGCACGATGTCGACGACGGGATCGGTCGCGTCGATCGCGGCGGCGATCGTCTGCAGGCGCCGCGTCGGATAGTAGCCGCCGCGCTTGCGCACTTCGTACAGGTAGCCGCGGTTCACGAGCGTACGCGCCATCGCGAGGCAACTCGACGCCGGCACATTGAGCAGGCGCGCGAGTTCGGTGAGCGGCAGCGGCCGCCGTTCGGCGGCGAACAGCTCGAACAGGTCGAGCGTGCGGGCAACGAGTTTGACGTCCATGACGAGCGCTTGAATCGGAACGGGAAATCGCGCGCCGGGCCGGCCGCCGCGCGTCAATAGGACTTCGGCAGCCCGAGCACCTTCTCCGCGATGTAGCACAGGATCAGTTGCGGACTCACGGGCGCGAGCCTCGGAATCATACACTCGCGCAGGTAGCGCTCGACATGGTATTCCTTCGCGTACCCCATTCCGCCGAGCGTCGCGACCGCCGTCTGGCATGCCTGGAACGCGGCTTCCGCGCCGAGGTACTTCGCCGCGTTCGCTTCCGCGCCGCACGATTGCCCCGCGTCGTAGCGCGTCGCGGCCTTCATCACCATCAGCCACGCGGCTTCGAGCTGCATCCACGCCTGCGCGAGCGGATGCTGGATCGACTGGTTCTGCCCGATCGGCCGGCCGAACACGACGCGCTCGCACGCATACTGCGTCGCGCGGCGCAGCGCGGCCTGCCCGAGCCCGATCGCCTCGGCGGCGATCAGGATGCGCTCGGGGTTCAGCCCGTGCAACAGATAGCGGAAGCCTTCGCCCTCGTTGCCGATCAGGTCGTCGCGCGAGACGCGCAGGTTGTCGATGAACAGCATGTTCGAATCGACGGCCTTGCGGCCCATCTTCTCGATCTCGCGCACCTCGACGCGCGAGCGGTCGAGATCGGTGTAGAACAGGCTCAGCCCGTCGGTCGGTTTCGCGACCTGGTCGAGCGGCGTCGTGCGCGCGATGATCAGCATCTTGTTCGCGACCTGCGCGGTCGAGATCCAGATCTTGCGCCCGCTCAGCACGTAGTGATCGCCTTCGCGGCGCGCCTGCGTGCTCAGGTGCGTGGTGTCGAGGCCCGCGTCGGGTTCGGTCACCGCGAAGCACGCCTTGTCGCGCCCCGCGATCAGCGGCGGCAGGAAGCGCGCCTTCTGCGTGTCGTTGCCGAACACCTGCACCGGGTTCAGCCCGAAGATGTTCATGTGGACAGCCGATGCGCCGGACAGGCCCGCGCCCGACGCGCTGATCGTGCGCATCATCAGCGCGGCCTCGGTCATCCCGAGCCCGGCGCCGCCGTGCGCCGGGTCCATCGCGATGCCGAGCCAGCCGGCCTCGGCGAGCGCCGCGTGGAAGTCGGCCGGAAACCCGCCCGCGCGATCGCGTTCGAGCCAGTAGTCGTCGCCGAAGCGTGCGCAGATTTTCTCGATCGCGCTTTCGATCGCGCGCTGGTCGTCGGTCAGGTCGAACTGCATGGACTGCTCTCCCGGAAAAAGTGAACGGACGCGCCGTTCTCAAGAAAACGCCGAGCCGCCCGGGGTTTTCGACCCGTCGGGGACTGGCGCGGAGCGACAGGTCTGGAGGCGCTCACAATGGAAATACGCCCGTCACGACCGCGGCGAAGACCATCAGCACGGTGGCGGCGAACAGGAACGGAATCGTGAATTTCTGGTGCTCGGCCAGCTCGACGCCGGTCAGGCCGACGATCAGGAACGTCGCAGGCGTGAGCGGGCTCACCGGGAAGCCGGTCGTCATCTGGCCGAGCAGCGCGGCCTGCGCCATCTGGATCGGCGGCACGCCGAGCAGCTTCGCGCTTTCCGCGAGCACCGGCAGTACGCCGAAGTAGAACGAATCGGGGTCGAACAGCAGGCTGAGCGGCATCGACAGCAGCCCGAGCACGAACGGCATGTGGCGCGCATGCTCGACCGGCACGTGTGCGACGACGACTTCCGCCATCGCCTTCAGCATGCCCGTGCCGGACATGATGCCGGTGAACGCGCCGGCCGCGAGCAGTACGCTCGCCATCATCAGCGCGGCTTTCGCGTGCGCATCGATCCGCTCGCGCTGCGCCTGCACGTCCGGATAGTTGATCACGAGCGCGGCGACCGTGCCGAGCATGAACATCACCATCGGATCGACGATGCCCGACACCAGCGTGACGAGCACGACGAGCGTCAGCGCGACGTTGATCCTGAAGCGGCCGGGCCGGCGCAGTGCGCGTTCGGCGTCGGTCAGCTCGCGCGGTGCGATCGCGAGCGCCGCCGCGCCGGCGCGATCGAGCCCGAGCCGCTTCGCTTCGCGCACGCCGAGCACGTACGCGGTGCCGAACACGAATACGAGCCCGACGATCTGCACCGGAATCATCGGCATGAAGATCGCCGAGCCCGGGATGTGCAGCGCCGCCGATGCGCGCAGCATCGGCCCGACCCACGGCAGGAAGTTGACGCCGGCCGCCATCGACGCGACGCACGCGAGGATGCGGCGATCCATCCCGAGCCGCGTATAGAGCGGCATCATCGCGGGCAGCGTGACGAGAAACGTGACGGCGCCCGAGCCGTCCAGATGGATCAGCAGCGCGAGCAGCGCCGAGCCCATCACGATGCGCGGCGGATGGCAGCCGATCACGCGCAGCACGCCCGCGATGATCGGGTCGAGCATCCCCGCATCGGTGAGGATGCCGAAAAAAAGAATCGCAAAAACGAACATTCCGGCGATCGGGCCGATGTTCTGTACGCCGTGAACGATGAACTTGCCGGTCGTCAGCCCGAACCCGGCCGCGAGCGAAGCAGCCACCGGCACGACGATCAGCGCGACGAGCGGCGACAGCCGCTTCGTGATGATCAGGCCGAACAGCGCGACGATGGCGATCGCGCCGATCCATGCGAGCATGATGCGTCTCCTCTTCAGCCGGCGCGCGTTCGTGCGCGGGCCGGCGTGGTGTCTCAATCGGGGGTTGCGGCACGCGGCCGGCGGTTGCGATGCCGGTCAGTCGCGGCGGTCGCGGTCGTCGTTGTCGCCGCTGTCGAAAACCTGCGCCGCGTGCTCGTTCAGCGCAGGCGGCGGGCGGCGGTACGTAGCCGGCGTGCGGCCGAGCTTGATCGGCGACGCGATGCCGCGATGCCGGCCCAGCTCGACCTTCATCTGCCGATGCGCGACATGCGGATGATCGAGCGCCGCATCGAGCCCGAGCACGGGCGCGCACGGCACGCCGCGGCGCATCAGCCGCTCGGCGAGCGCCGCGCCGTCATGTCCGGCCAGCGCCGTTTCGAGCAGCGCGCGCAGCGCGGCGCGGTTCGCGCTGCGTGCGCGGTTGTCGGCGAAGCGCGGATCGTCGGGCCAGTCGCGCGTGCCGAGCACGTCGCACAGCGCCGCGAACTGCCCGTTGTTGCCGACCGCGAGAAAGATGTCGACGGTGGCCGTCGGAAAGCTGTCGTACGGCGTGATGTTCGGATGCGCGTTGCCGGTACGCACGGGCGCGTTGCCCGAATGAAAGAAGTTCGGCGTATGCGGATGCAGGATCGACAGCGCGCAGTCGAACAGCGTCGATTCGACGAACTGGCCGCGCCCGCTCGCGTCGCGCTCGCGCAGCGCCATCAGCACGCCGAGCGCCGCGTTCAGCCCCGTGACGAGATCGACGATCGGCACGCCGACGCGCAGCGGCGCACCGCCCGCTTCGCCGTTCACGCTCATCAGCCCCGCGAGCGCCTGCACGGCCGCGTCGTAGCCGGGCAGCCCGCCGAGCGGGCCGTCCGCGCCGAAACCCGACACGCGGCAATAAACGAGGCGCGGAAACCGCGCATGCAGCGCGTCGAAACCGAGCCCCCAGCGCTCCATCGTGCCGATCTTGAAGTTCTCGACGACGGCGTCGGCGTGTTCGAGCAGACCGAGCAGCCGCTCACGATCGTCCGGTTGCGTCAGATCGAGCGTGACGCCGAGCTTGTTGCGGTTCACGCCGAGGAAGTACGACGCGGTATCGCCGTCGAACGGCGGGCCCCACGTGCGCGTCTCGTCGCCCGACGGCGGCTCGACCTTGACCACCTCCGCGCCGTGGTCGGCGAGGATCTGCGTCGCGTACGGGCCGCCCAGCACCCGCGACAGATCGATGATGCGCAATCCCGCCAGCGCGCCCTGCTGCTCGTGTTCCGCCATGCGTCTCGCTCCTGCTTCCGGTTGATCGGACTGCCGCCGCCGTCCAGCCGGCGCGTGCGCGCCTGGCCTTTCGGACTCGATGAATAATTCTTGTGCGTGAATTTATATTCACACTCAGGAATTTCATTGTCAAGCCCGGGTGGACCCGGCCGACGCGCGGATAACGCCGCCGCGCGCAAGTGGGGACGACACCGAACCCGGGCCGGTTGCGGCGTTGCCCCGCCCTTCGCTAAGCTGACGGAAAACGTTCAACCCGAAACAACGAGGCGGAAAATTCAT
This genomic interval carries:
- the cobG gene encoding precorrin-3B synthase yields the protein MSSAPVSIPASPVARPSACPGLVRVVAAADGGLCRIKLPGGRLDARQARAIAAAARAYGSGAIDATNRANLQLRGIREDATDALTRALLDADLGPRVDATADAVALAASDDVRNVMLSPLAGHDPAALVDSRALAMPLLDMLAREPRRGELSPKFSIQLDGGESVAALDHPHDIWLAAWRRGDGAVRIAAGLAGCPPVAPGDTPASVDVSPDQSVALVRALLLAFLDLAPADVTRMRALLTTCGERALLDRAQHYLPFPLAADPALAGWRRMRSDPALRFGTRPSLDASRCSVGAQFALGRLDAAQLERLANLADTEGNGTLSMTPWQGVFVHGVPHHRAPVVLDALASLGLVCASSDPLATLVACTGSAGCAKARADTKHDALALAARIGHPVDVHLTGCERHCALPHPATHTLVAVAPAHYDLYRRDTDAGLGAPLARHLTIDQAAVRLTDPRHSQDTTDA
- a CDS encoding precorrin-8X methylmutase, with protein sequence MLDYIRDGQEIYRQSFATIRAEADLSQVPPDLEKLAVRVIHACGMVDVVYDLRFSAGAGAAGRAALAAGAPILCDARMVAEGITRARLPADNRVICTLGEPEVPDLARHLGNTRSAAALELWRPHLAGSVVVIGNAPTALFHLLDMIDAGAPRPALILGFPVGFIGAAESKAMLDADSRGVPYVALLGRRGGSAMAAAAVNALATEVE
- a CDS encoding precorrin-2 C(20)-methyltransferase, which translates into the protein MTTARGRLFGVGVGPGDPELMTIKALRVLQAAPVVAYFVAKGKKGNAYGIVEAHLLDTQTQLPLVYPVTTEALPPPLCYETVIADFYDTAADIVAAHLDAGRDVAVICEGDPFFYGSYMYLHDRLAPRYDTEVVPGVCAMLGGTAVLGQPLVYRNQSLSVLSGVLPEHELRARLAQADAAVVMKLGRNFDKVRRVLDELGLAKRALYVERATMASQRIVPLDEVDPMASPYFSLLVVPGEKWQG
- the cobJ gene encoding precorrin-3B C(17)-methyltransferase, with protein sequence MTTPPAIVILGAGALNTARRIQARYPGARVHGLASRVEADVPFDELGAHLRELYARGLPIVALCAAGIVIRCIAPALADKGVEPPVLAVAEDGSAVVPLLGGLTGVNVIAREIAECVGVAPAITTSGELRFGACVLNPPEGYALADLAQGKRFVSDLLAGAPTRIDGAAPWLDDVALPRDDAAAHAIRVTPDAWRGTRDELVIHPRSVVIGVDAHAAQADEALAARIEAALDAHGLAQLALAAIVAPASMIGAAALEEAAHTLGVPLRFVDVDSDAKADAATLLGRALRVAHTLRTTSNGLACAVASHPVDPAALGRARGRLTVLGLGPGGAAWLTPAARAALAEATDILGYTTYVNMAGPFRDDQRIHGTDNREEMQRARHAFELAAEGRRVAVVSSGDPGVFAMAAAVLEALDEARDPQWAAVDLRVEPGVSASLATAAQAGAPLGHDFCAISLSDNLKPWDVIETRLRHAAQADLVMAFYNPISRARPWQLDRALDVVRAHRAADTVVVLGRDIGRPGATLATTTLGALRSDQVDMRTMVIVGSSTTRRFAIGSGREWVYTPRWYR
- a CDS encoding MFS transporter, with product MNDRTTRIAFFLCGFAAFLNLYSTQGILHELAAAFGVSAERAGQGVSATTTAVAIIAPFVGMLAARIERRTAISLAAIAVALPVVWSAHAASFASFLGARFAAGLVMPFVFALSIAYVGERFDRGTSAEISALFVAGTTLGGFAGRFATNLMTAMWGWRHAFDVIAALCLVTGAAIYASLPASGAIARHAGDDADAGPSWRIVTRGPLLASFAIGACVLASQVATFTFVGLRLARAPFAFGTVEIGAIYAVFLVAVVVTPLAGRIARHRGPRMPGLVAAAFAIGGALLTLSDSVPVILAGLALSSTAVFVEQASANTFISQAASTARSTAIGIYLSCYYFGGSLGSILPVPGWHRWGWAGCVAFVIVAQAIVGVLVFRFWRTGSAAGAGHADARGVRACSR
- a CDS encoding LysR substrate-binding domain-containing protein; translation: MLDLRRLRYFVVVADELHFGHAALRLRVAQPPLTRHIAALETELGVRLFERSTRAVRLTTEGALFLEHARNVVSAAAEAEASARKIAQGIAGRIVIGYASAIPMSDTFPDVIRVASRTMPDVELAFREAATASQRQQIADGTMDIGFGWAWDGAPGVPVASLVVSREPLVAAVPAGNPLAGRARIDVAELANETFVTFPPGYGSALTAALDDLCAQAGFAPCIGATASQITTLVSLVAAERGIAIVPGFTATLQRAGVVYVPLAGARAVEQIVSWSEPFSSACVERFVALARSLVQPASE